GAAACCGTCGTTCGCCTCGCGGTCCTTGTCGGCGCGGACCTTCTCGAAGGCGACCTTGTTGACCTCGGCGTCCCGGCGGGACGGGATGAAGGCCGCCATGCCGCCGATCGCGTGCGCGCCGCGCTTGTGGCAGGTGCGGACGAGGAGTTCGGTGTAGGCGCGCATGAACGGGGCCGTCATCGTCACCGCGTTGCGGTCCGGCAGCACGAACTTGGCGCCGCCGTCACGGAAGTTCTTGACGATGGAGAACAGGTAGTCCCAGCGGCCCGCGTTCAGCCCGGAGGCGTGGTCGCGCAGCTCGTAGAGGATCTCCTCCATCTCGTACGCGGCCGTGATCGTCTCGATCAGCACGGTCGCGCGGACGGTGCCCTGCGGGACGCCGACGTAGTCCTGCGCGAAGACGAAGACCTCGTTCCAGAGGCGGGCCTCCAGGTGGGACTCGGTCTTGGGCAGGTAGAAGTACGGGCCCTTGCCCAGGCCCAGCAGGCGCTTGGCGTTGTGGAAGAAGTACAGGCCGAAGTCGACGAGCGCGCCGGGCACCGGGGTGCCGTCCGCGTCGACGAGGTGACGCTCGTTCAGGTGCCAGCCGCGGGGGCGCATGACGACCGTGGCGAGTTCCTCGTTCGCCTTCAGGGCGTACGACTTGCCCGACTTCGGGTCCGTGAAGTCGATGTTCCGGGTGTAGGCGTCGATCAGGTTGAGCTGGCCGAGGACCACGTTCTCCCAGGTGGGCGCCGAGGCGTCCTCGAAGTCCGCGAGCCACACCTTCGCGCCGGAGTTGAGCGCGTTGATGGTCATCTTGCGGTCGGTGGGGCCGGTGATCTCGACCCGCCGGTCGTTCAGGGCGTCCGGGGCCGGGGCGACCCGCCAGGAGTCGTCGGCGCGGATCGCGGCGGTCTCCGGGAGGAAGTCGAGGGTGGAGGTACGGGCGATCTCGGCGCGGCGCTCGGCGCGGCGGGCGAGGAGCTCGTCACGCCGGGGCGTGAACCGCCGGTGCAGCTCGGCCACGAAGGCGAGCGCCGCTTCGGTGAGGACCTCCTCCTGCCGGGGCAGGGGCTCGGCGTCGACGATGGCCAGCGGGGACGGCGCTGGAGCGGACATGAACGGTCACTTCCTTCAGCGAGCTGTGAAGACGAGTCGGCGGTGGCACCCGGTGCCAGTCTTCCCGGATACGGCGTTCGGCGCCCGGGGAGCCGGCGGGCGCTTCTGAACAGTGGATAGTAGTTTCCTCATGGTGGAAGTTCAATCGTCTGTTGATGTCGAGATTCTCTGAGTCGAGGCAAGGTGGCGCTCCGTGCCACCCCGCTCACTCCAGGTGCGCCAGATCGGCCTCCGTATCGATGTCGAAGGGCCGGGCCACGTCCCCGCACTCGACGAGCGAGATCGCCGGCTCGTGCTGCTTCAGATACGCGCGTGCCCCCTGGTCCCCGAGGGCAGTCGTGGCGATCCCCGCCCAGTGGGCGGCGCCGAACAGGACCGGATGGCCGCGCACTCCCTCGTACGCCGCCGAGGCGAGCGACTCCTCGCCCTCGTAGGCCCCCAGGACCCGGGCCACCGCCGCCGGCCCGATGCCGGGCTGGTCGACGAGCGCGACCAGGGCCGCCCGGGCGCCCGTACCGGCGAGCGAGTCCAGCCCGGCCCGCAGGGACGTCCCCATGCCCTCCTCCCAGGCGGGGTTGTCGACGAGGACGCACCCCGCCAGGGCGGCCCGTGCGCGTACCTCCTCGGCCCGCGCGCCCAGAACCACGTGCACACGGGCGCAGCCGCCCTCGCGCAGCACCCGCACCGCGTGCTCCACGAGCGGCCTGCCGCGGTGGGGGAGCAGCGCCTTGGGACGCCCGCCCAGCCGCCGCCCGCCTCCCGCGGCCAGCAGCAGCCCCGCAACCGCACCCGCCCCGTCCGTCGTCTCCCTTGTCGTCATGGAACCTGCATACCGCAGCAGGGCTGCCGCGCCCCGGGTCTCTCGCGCCCCCGGGGCCGGAAAGTCACGCAGCGAAACAAGTCGATGACGCAATGGACTGGCGCCTGGCGGCCCGCGTCGTTTACTGTCGCCCGCACCGACCGGCCGGGCGTCGGGCCGAGGCCCGGTGTGGGGGACTTCGCGTCGGAAGGGCACGCGCACGGCGAGGTGCGAGGGGGAGGACTGTGTTGCGGAGCGTGGAGCAGAAGCGGCAGCGGCCCGTGGCGGGCGACGAGGCGGATCCGCGCGTGACGGAGCTGCGCTCCGCCGTGTCCCGGCTGCGCCGACGGCTCGCCGCTCATCCCGGCGAGTTCGCCGACCGGAGCATCGCCGAGGAGGAACTCGCCGCCCTGGACGCCATGGCCGCCGACGGCATCCCCGAGATCCCGCGGCTGCACAGCTCGCTGCTGCTGATCGCCGGCGCGATCGGCTCGGTGAGCGCGCTGTCCCCCGGGCTGGCGGAGGTCCGCCGGGCGGTGGACCTCTTCGGAGGGCCGGTGCGCGGACAGGGCTAGTCCTGGCGCCTGGCCGGCGCTACGGAAAGGTGCCCCGGTAGCCCGTGTGCGCGCCCCGGGGCTCGAAGTCGCCGCAGAGCCAGGTCTCCTGGACCAGTTCCGTGTGGGCCGGCCAGATCGCGAAGACGCCCCGGGGGCCTTGCTTGCCGTCGACCTGCCGGTAGCGGGCCTTGACGTCCCGGAAGCAGGCCAGACCGGCCATCAGGCCGTGGCCGGCCGGGCTGTAGTCGGACCAGGCGCACGCGATGCACGCCTTGAGCCGGGCGCCCGGGGGCAGTTCGCGCTGGATCGCGTACAGGCCGTTCTCGAAGTCCCCGCAGTCGTCCGCGCCGCCGTACTCCCGCCCGTCGAGACGCAGGGTGAGGACCAGCCTCTCCCCGTCCGCGCCGGGCGCGGTGCCCGCGGCCGGGTCCGGCAGCCGCAGGGCGCAGTGCAGCACCCCTTCCCGGACGCCCTGCCCGGCGCACTCGACGGGCAGGGGCAGCCGCCATTCCAGCAGGCAGGAGCAGAGGGCG
This genomic stretch from Streptomyces sp. Go-475 harbors:
- the aceB gene encoding malate synthase A; translation: MSAPAPSPLAIVDAEPLPRQEEVLTEAALAFVAELHRRFTPRRDELLARRAERRAEIARTSTLDFLPETAAIRADDSWRVAPAPDALNDRRVEITGPTDRKMTINALNSGAKVWLADFEDASAPTWENVVLGQLNLIDAYTRNIDFTDPKSGKSYALKANEELATVVMRPRGWHLNERHLVDADGTPVPGALVDFGLYFFHNAKRLLGLGKGPYFYLPKTESHLEARLWNEVFVFAQDYVGVPQGTVRATVLIETITAAYEMEEILYELRDHASGLNAGRWDYLFSIVKNFRDGGAKFVLPDRNAVTMTAPFMRAYTELLVRTCHKRGAHAIGGMAAFIPSRRDAEVNKVAFEKVRADKDREANDGFDGSWVAHPDLVPIAMESFDKVLGDKPNQKDRLREDVDVKAADLIAVDSLDAKPTYAGLVNAVQVGIRYIEAWLRGLGAVAIFNLMEDAATAEISRSQIWQWINAGVVLDNGEQVTADLARKVAAEELANIRAEIGDAAFAAGNWQQAHDLLLKVSLDEDYADFLTLPAYEQLEG
- a CDS encoding nucleotidyltransferase family protein, with amino-acid sequence MTTRETTDGAGAVAGLLLAAGGGRRLGGRPKALLPHRGRPLVEHAVRVLREGGCARVHVVLGARAEEVRARAALAGCVLVDNPAWEEGMGTSLRAGLDSLAGTGARAALVALVDQPGIGPAAVARVLGAYEGEESLASAAYEGVRGHPVLFGAAHWAGIATTALGDQGARAYLKQHEPAISLVECGDVARPFDIDTEADLAHLE
- a CDS encoding DUF5955 family protein, with the protein product MLRSVEQKRQRPVAGDEADPRVTELRSAVSRLRRRLAAHPGEFADRSIAEEELAALDAMAADGIPEIPRLHSSLLLIAGAIGSVSALSPGLAEVRRAVDLFGGPVRGQG
- a CDS encoding DUF6304 family protein, which produces MTGLQRWPGRYTDRHGSQEVVFETDGRELIRTTIRGVLFEGDSMDDLGALAGEPPEAMFRFLHGALCSCLLEWRLPLPVECAGQGVREGVLHCALRLPDPAAGTAPGADGERLVLTLRLDGREYGGADDCGDFENGLYAIQRELPPGARLKACIACAWSDYSPAGHGLMAGLACFRDVKARYRQVDGKQGPRGVFAIWPAHTELVQETWLCGDFEPRGAHTGYRGTFP